In the Opitutaceae bacterium genome, one interval contains:
- a CDS encoding DUF502 domain-containing protein, with product MNTFLKSIRTAFFAGVVLLAPLGITLLVFSWLVEKIGGRFRTYFFFFLPDTLLDRANLVILWNILATVMVLVLITTLGYLSRYFIGRYAIRIAERIVRTVPFVNALYASVKQIIETFSSQNRAVFQKVVLVEFPRKGVYALGFLTSRTKGEIQVRTQAEILNVFVPTTPNPTSGFLVMFPSEQVTELSMSVSEGMKVIISGGALVPVWNPELGRSVETPITTPHQAPPPPSDEPAADHARGD from the coding sequence ATGAACACGTTCCTCAAGTCCATCCGGACCGCCTTCTTCGCCGGAGTCGTCCTTCTGGCGCCTCTTGGCATCACACTCCTGGTTTTTTCATGGCTGGTCGAAAAAATCGGCGGACGCTTCCGGACCTATTTCTTCTTCTTCCTGCCCGACACCCTCCTCGACCGCGCCAATCTGGTCATTCTCTGGAATATCCTGGCGACCGTCATGGTCCTGGTCCTCATCACCACCCTGGGATACCTTTCGCGCTACTTTATCGGTCGCTACGCCATCCGCATTGCCGAACGCATCGTCCGGACCGTCCCTTTCGTCAATGCGCTTTACGCCTCGGTCAAACAGATCATCGAGACATTCAGCAGCCAGAATCGCGCCGTCTTTCAAAAGGTGGTGCTGGTCGAGTTCCCCCGGAAAGGTGTCTATGCCCTCGGTTTCCTCACCAGTCGGACCAAGGGCGAGATCCAGGTCAGAACCCAGGCCGAGATCCTGAATGTATTCGTCCCGACCACTCCAAACCCGACAAGCGGTTTCCTCGTCATGTTTCCCTCCGAACAGGTCACAGAATTGTCCATGTCCGTCTCCGAAGGCATGAAGGTCATCATCTCCGGCGGCGCCCTTGTCCCGGTCTGGAACCCGGAGCTCGGCCGCTCCGTCGAGACTCCGATCACCACCCCGCACCAGGCCCCTCCCCCACCGTCGGACGAACCGGCCGCCGATCATGCCCGGGGCGATTGA
- the phoU gene encoding phosphate signaling complex protein PhoU: protein MKRFFDIELETFRSHLILMGEKAIEQVRQAIKAVETHDVQLAARVEAGDDEIDRLEVEIDAEAIRYLSLRSPVAKELRLIVAGMKAGDDLERVGDEATNIARRVKILAAEPPLKPYIDIPRMAFLATGMIRDALDSFLEGDEEKSVAICRRDAEVDQINKQLYRELTSYISENPKTTTRAIELMFISKGLERIADHATNLAEENLFLLRGRDARHTEEVGRSKSNPSTGQ from the coding sequence ATGAAGCGTTTTTTCGACATTGAGCTGGAGACTTTCCGATCCCATCTGATCCTGATGGGAGAGAAGGCGATCGAGCAGGTGCGGCAGGCGATCAAGGCAGTGGAGACCCACGACGTCCAATTGGCCGCACGGGTGGAAGCCGGAGACGACGAAATCGACCGACTTGAAGTCGAAATCGACGCCGAGGCCATCCGCTATCTGAGCCTGCGGTCGCCCGTGGCGAAGGAACTCCGTTTGATCGTGGCGGGCATGAAGGCGGGTGATGACCTTGAACGGGTGGGGGATGAGGCCACCAATATCGCGAGACGGGTCAAGATCCTCGCGGCGGAGCCGCCGCTCAAACCCTATATCGACATCCCGCGGATGGCGTTTCTGGCCACGGGAATGATTCGGGATGCCCTGGACTCTTTTCTTGAGGGAGACGAGGAGAAGTCTGTCGCCATCTGCCGGCGTGACGCCGAAGTCGATCAGATCAACAAGCAACTCTATCGGGAGTTGACCAGTTACATCAGTGAGAACCCCAAGACCACCACGCGCGCGATTGAGCTGATGTTCATCTCCAAGGGATTGGAGCGGATCGCCGATCACGCGACCAATCTGGCCGAGGAAAATCTCTTCCTTTTGCGGGGGCGGGATGCGCGTCATACCGAGGAAGTCGGTCGCTCAAAATCGAATCCCTCTACGGGTCAGTAG
- a CDS encoding DEAD/DEAH box helicase, with the protein MQIHGPKRVYTQDSLEFWFGKLVNPWDSHFPDDHLRRGRLLYREGGIREIELSGRDAVIHVKIEGKEEYTVVEWGDRGLVVRSSSSDRILADSIAVAGLHEIEELVADEISVVPSDQTDESLPAATRTNGSIHAKDPGPPRTMVLVLRVTRHGLVCEPFWEDLGGKREPALAPTTVNGNGNRNGNGNGSGPSQAERGRVISLTAQARKAHFHFDVERQAFVLSDLSDIPHFVGQVLPVWKKGFKVEQDASVDRLKGGIRRVEVEARAGRRADAGLDLEWIFRVGEQLLSRKQIRTLTRLTGGAMIVPEIGIVSVEPERLDRVREWNASLRKLDFETPPPYLLFSLFGDPELKVTVTPELEAWRTTLAQGPGPVAGLPDFLRPYQKRGVEWLAHLCDHDCHGLLADEMGLGKTVQLISLIASRPVAETRHLVVCPASVVPVWQEEIRRFFPALEVRVLSAQNDFAVDPRPGIWIASYAQLRNHRPILDQVTFGYAILDEGQFIKNPDAKVTHACFEIQARHRVVLTGTPLENRQLDLWSLFRFLLPGLLGTRRQFESIMGRDRDSTVRRLRDQLAPFMMRRTKAQVARELPPKVESTLVCPLTDLQTREYARVCSEGLSRLGDDIDKALQEKSFGFLSLLTRLRQICCDPGLVPWLDVDPTESGKLNLLVEKLDEALGNGHKVVIFSQFVMLLNRVREVLERTFPDLVRFELTGSTVDRQKPVQDFQESEEAAVILVSLKAAGTGITLHAADYVFLLDPWWNPAVEEQAVDRVHRLGQTRTVFVYRMVTAGTIEERIQALKGEKQQLFNQIVGSAGGASAVREHFKTLNGLIELDRSEGA; encoded by the coding sequence ATGCAGATTCACGGTCCCAAGAGAGTCTACACACAGGATTCGCTCGAGTTTTGGTTCGGAAAACTCGTGAATCCCTGGGATTCCCATTTCCCGGATGATCACCTCCGTCGAGGGCGCCTGCTCTATCGGGAGGGAGGCATCCGGGAGATCGAGTTGAGTGGCCGTGACGCGGTCATTCACGTCAAGATCGAGGGCAAGGAAGAGTACACGGTGGTGGAGTGGGGCGACCGGGGCCTGGTTGTCCGTTCTTCGTCCTCGGACCGGATTCTGGCGGATTCCATCGCGGTGGCCGGACTTCATGAGATCGAGGAACTGGTGGCAGACGAGATCTCAGTGGTTCCGTCGGATCAGACGGACGAATCTTTGCCGGCGGCGACTCGGACGAACGGGTCCATTCACGCCAAGGATCCCGGACCCCCGAGGACGATGGTGCTTGTCTTGAGAGTGACCCGGCATGGCCTGGTCTGCGAACCCTTCTGGGAGGATCTGGGAGGCAAACGCGAACCGGCCCTGGCTCCCACCACGGTCAACGGCAATGGCAACAGGAACGGCAATGGCAACGGGTCGGGACCGAGTCAGGCTGAGCGTGGCAGGGTGATCTCTCTGACCGCACAGGCGAGGAAGGCTCATTTCCATTTCGATGTCGAACGGCAGGCCTTTGTTCTCAGTGATCTCAGTGATATCCCTCATTTTGTCGGCCAGGTCCTGCCTGTCTGGAAGAAAGGATTCAAGGTCGAGCAGGATGCCAGTGTGGACCGCCTGAAGGGCGGGATCCGCCGGGTTGAGGTTGAGGCCCGGGCTGGCCGCCGGGCGGATGCGGGACTCGACCTGGAATGGATTTTCCGGGTGGGCGAACAGCTTCTTTCCCGAAAGCAGATCCGGACGCTTACCCGGTTGACGGGAGGCGCGATGATCGTCCCGGAAATCGGCATCGTTTCGGTTGAGCCGGAGCGGCTCGACCGGGTTCGGGAGTGGAACGCTTCGTTGCGGAAGTTGGATTTCGAAACGCCACCGCCCTATCTGCTGTTTTCACTCTTCGGCGATCCGGAGTTAAAGGTGACCGTCACTCCAGAGTTGGAGGCCTGGCGCACAACCCTTGCGCAGGGACCTGGACCGGTGGCGGGTCTTCCGGATTTTCTCCGGCCCTACCAGAAGCGGGGAGTCGAATGGCTGGCCCATCTCTGCGATCACGACTGCCACGGATTGCTGGCGGACGAAATGGGTTTGGGCAAGACGGTCCAGCTGATCAGCCTGATCGCAAGCCGGCCGGTTGCGGAGACGCGCCATCTTGTCGTCTGTCCGGCCAGTGTGGTTCCGGTCTGGCAGGAGGAGATCCGTCGGTTTTTTCCCGCGCTGGAGGTTCGGGTTCTCAGTGCACAGAACGACTTTGCAGTCGACCCCCGACCGGGGATCTGGATCGCGAGTTATGCACAGCTGCGCAATCATCGTCCGATCCTCGATCAGGTGACGTTCGGTTATGCCATCCTGGATGAAGGCCAGTTCATCAAGAATCCTGACGCCAAGGTCACCCATGCCTGTTTTGAGATTCAGGCGCGCCATCGGGTGGTTCTGACCGGGACACCATTGGAGAATCGTCAGCTCGACCTCTGGTCGCTCTTCCGCTTTCTCCTTCCCGGACTCCTCGGAACCCGACGCCAGTTTGAGTCAATCATGGGTCGTGATCGGGACTCGACTGTCCGACGGTTGCGGGATCAGCTTGCCCCTTTCATGATGCGCCGGACCAAGGCGCAGGTCGCTCGGGAGCTGCCGCCGAAGGTGGAATCCACCCTGGTCTGCCCCCTGACCGACCTGCAGACGCGGGAATATGCCCGGGTCTGTTCGGAGGGTCTGTCCCGCCTTGGTGACGACATTGACAAGGCGCTTCAGGAGAAGTCATTCGGATTCCTCAGCCTGTTGACCCGCCTCCGGCAGATCTGCTGCGACCCGGGCCTTGTGCCCTGGCTCGATGTTGATCCAACGGAAAGCGGCAAGTTGAACCTTCTGGTGGAGAAACTGGATGAAGCGTTGGGCAACGGGCACAAAGTCGTCATCTTCAGTCAGTTCGTCATGCTGCTCAACCGGGTGCGTGAGGTCTTGGAGCGGACATTTCCCGACCTCGTCCGCTTCGAGCTGACCGGTTCGACCGTGGATCGGCAGAAGCCGGTTCAGGATTTCCAGGAATCCGAGGAAGCGGCGGTCATCCTGGTCAGCCTGAAGGCAGCGGGAACCGGAATCACCCTGCATGCGGCCGACTACGTGTTTCTTCTGGATCCCTGGTGGAACCCGGCGGTGGAGGAGCAGGCGGTGGATCGAGTGCACCGGCTGGGTCAGACCCGGACGGTCTTTGTCTACCGGATGGTGACGGCGGGGACGATAGAGGAGCGGATTCAGGCCCTGAAGGGGGAGAAACAGCAGCTGTTCAATCAGATCGTTGGTTCTGCGGGTGGAGCTTCGGCAGTGAGGGAGCATTTCAAGACCCTGAACGGGCTGATCGAGCTCGACAGATCCGAAGGCGCTTAG
- the pstB gene encoding phosphate ABC transporter ATP-binding protein PstB, whose protein sequence is MESPLTSQTDENPSRRVLVEDVSAGEASGSDPAYIKIRDYDFYYGTAQVLFGLNMDIPEKEVTALIGPSGCGKSTLLRNLNRMNDLIDGVHHKGDILIDGRSVYDPLLEVIALRKRVGMVFQKSNPFPKSIYENVVYSLRVTGRNRKTELDEVVERSLKAAALWDEVKDRLNESAFSLSGGQMQRLCIARAIANQPEIILMDEPCSALDPIATGKIEELIHELRREYTIVIVTHNMQQAARVSDRTAFFYLGRLVEFDATRTIFMNPSNPQTEAYVSGRFG, encoded by the coding sequence ATGGAATCCCCTCTCACCAGTCAAACAGACGAGAACCCCAGTCGGCGGGTGCTTGTTGAGGATGTATCGGCTGGGGAGGCAAGTGGCAGCGATCCTGCCTACATCAAGATCCGCGACTACGACTTCTACTACGGAACCGCCCAGGTTCTTTTCGGGCTGAACATGGACATTCCCGAAAAGGAAGTGACCGCCTTGATTGGTCCTTCGGGGTGCGGCAAGTCCACCCTGTTGCGCAATCTTAATCGAATGAACGACCTGATCGACGGCGTGCATCACAAAGGCGACATCCTGATCGATGGACGGAGTGTCTATGATCCGCTGCTCGAAGTAATCGCGTTGCGCAAGCGGGTCGGGATGGTTTTTCAGAAGTCCAATCCCTTTCCGAAGTCGATCTACGAGAACGTAGTCTACAGTCTGCGGGTGACCGGACGCAACCGGAAGACGGAACTGGACGAGGTGGTGGAAAGAAGTCTGAAGGCGGCTGCACTCTGGGACGAGGTCAAGGACCGCTTGAACGAGAGCGCGTTCAGCCTGTCCGGCGGTCAGATGCAGCGGCTCTGCATTGCGCGGGCGATTGCGAATCAGCCGGAGATCATCCTCATGGACGAACCCTGTTCGGCCCTGGATCCGATTGCGACCGGCAAGATCGAGGAATTGATCCACGAACTCCGCCGCGAATACACGATTGTGATCGTGACGCACAACATGCAGCAGGCGGCCCGGGTTTCGGATCGTACCGCCTTTTTCTACCTCGGCCGATTGGTCGAGTTCGATGCGACCCGCACCATCTTCATGAATCCGTCCAATCCGCAAACAGAGGCCTATGTGTCCGGACGATTCGGGTGA
- the pstA gene encoding phosphate ABC transporter permease PstA, giving the protein MTDPVQTRTAVVRTPGEAFVWLCSMGLALGLIMIMGLLGLIVVRGLAVFWIKPVASIVLRSNGGEGTGTEERIAGQIVQRQIKADAGHRNDAEETREEEWQLFVANKDVFGISYRFIDAADVQSTDYPDDLIMVERIASGRIIGRPVRLELGDGTTVDAGTAGFNRALSANLKETNERRDEIERIEKDKIGSINRRLEDLRLKERRLSENQGAYAGRSAEIASQRKDLEQKYAVLAEEARALRDLQEKDHFVYRLESGQERRIPTGQLVDFTYPNKLGFFGRLGEFFIGLGRFLSEDPREANTEGGIFPAIFGTFAMTLIMSVAVMPFGVIAAIYLREYARQGPMVRAVRISVNNLAGVPSIVFGVFGLGFFVYLVGGTIDSVFFADRLPTPTYGTGGIMWASLTLALLTLPVVIVATEEALSAVSRGTREASLACGASKWQTIQRIVLPASAPGILTGLILAMARGAGEVAPLMLVGVVKLAPTLPINLVPPFVHLDRKFMHLGFHIFDLGFQSPDAEAAKPMVFATTLLLILLVVVLNLGAILIRNHLRRKYAAGTF; this is encoded by the coding sequence ATGACGGATCCAGTTCAGACCAGAACAGCAGTCGTGCGGACTCCGGGCGAAGCATTTGTCTGGTTGTGCTCCATGGGGTTGGCATTGGGACTCATCATGATCATGGGGTTGCTCGGCCTGATCGTGGTTCGCGGTCTCGCGGTGTTCTGGATCAAACCGGTGGCGTCCATCGTGCTCAGGTCCAACGGCGGCGAGGGCACGGGCACCGAAGAGAGGATTGCCGGACAGATCGTGCAGCGCCAGATCAAGGCCGACGCCGGTCACCGGAATGATGCGGAGGAGACCCGGGAAGAGGAATGGCAGCTTTTCGTGGCGAACAAGGATGTGTTTGGCATTTCCTACCGGTTCATTGATGCCGCAGATGTTCAGTCCACCGACTATCCGGATGACCTCATCATGGTCGAGCGGATTGCGTCCGGGCGGATAATCGGACGTCCGGTTCGGCTGGAATTGGGCGACGGCACCACGGTGGACGCAGGCACAGCCGGATTCAATCGTGCGCTTTCGGCCAATCTCAAAGAGACCAACGAACGGCGCGACGAGATTGAGCGGATCGAAAAAGACAAGATCGGAAGCATAAACCGGCGACTGGAAGATCTTCGACTCAAGGAGCGCAGGCTATCGGAAAACCAGGGCGCCTATGCGGGCCGATCGGCGGAGATTGCCTCCCAGCGCAAAGACCTCGAGCAGAAGTATGCCGTGCTGGCGGAGGAAGCTCGGGCTTTGCGTGACCTTCAGGAAAAGGATCATTTCGTCTACCGGCTGGAATCCGGTCAGGAGCGGCGAATCCCAACCGGTCAATTGGTCGACTTCACCTATCCCAATAAGCTCGGCTTTTTCGGACGATTGGGCGAATTCTTCATCGGGTTGGGGCGCTTCCTGAGTGAGGATCCTCGAGAGGCCAACACGGAGGGCGGCATCTTTCCTGCAATCTTCGGGACCTTCGCCATGACGCTTATCATGAGTGTGGCGGTGATGCCTTTCGGAGTGATTGCGGCGATCTATCTTCGTGAATACGCGCGCCAGGGGCCGATGGTCCGGGCGGTCCGAATTTCGGTCAACAACCTGGCGGGAGTTCCCTCGATCGTCTTTGGTGTCTTTGGTCTGGGATTCTTCGTGTATCTGGTGGGAGGAACGATCGATAGTGTCTTTTTCGCGGACCGCCTGCCGACCCCGACATACGGGACCGGGGGAATCATGTGGGCCTCACTCACGCTTGCCCTCCTGACCCTGCCGGTCGTCATCGTGGCGACGGAGGAAGCGCTTTCGGCGGTTTCACGTGGGACCCGGGAGGCTTCGTTGGCCTGCGGAGCCTCCAAGTGGCAGACGATCCAGCGGATCGTCCTGCCGGCTTCGGCGCCGGGAATCCTGACCGGGTTGATTCTGGCGATGGCCCGGGGAGCGGGTGAGGTCGCTCCCCTCATGTTGGTTGGCGTGGTGAAACTGGCCCCGACTCTGCCCATCAATCTGGTGCCTCCCTTCGTTCACCTCGATCGCAAGTTCATGCATCTCGGTTTTCATATCTTTGATCTGGGATTTCAGTCGCCCGATGCCGAAGCAGCCAAGCCCATGGTCTTTGCCACCACTTTGCTGCTCATTCTGCTTGTCGTCGTCCTGAACCTGGGTGCCATCCTCATCCGCAATCATCTCCGGCGGAAATACGCGGCCGGCACATTCTAG
- a CDS encoding phosphate ABC transporter substrate-binding protein produces MTTKSLPLRLVLFLLACLIINPVVRSADDSSSELPVYAPVAGVSGNLNSVGSDTLNNLLTLWAEAFQEIYPNVNIQIEGKGSSTAPPALIEGTAQLGPMSREMKASEVDEFERKFGYKPTVVRVAIDALAVFVHKDNPIESLSLVDLDGIFSSTHRLGSPDIVTWGQLKLDGGWTNRPISVYGRNSASGTYGFFKEVALGKGDYRPTVKEQPGSSAVVQGIASDLYGIGYSGIGYRTSGVKTVKVGADGGKPVEPDMEHCLSGDYPLARFLLIYVNKAPNEALDKLTYEFARFINSRQGQEIVSKIGYFPLPAEVAEASMDGLK; encoded by the coding sequence ATGACCACAAAATCACTTCCTTTGCGGCTCGTCCTGTTCCTCCTGGCTTGCCTGATCATCAACCCGGTCGTCCGTTCCGCGGATGATTCGAGCAGCGAGCTACCGGTCTACGCACCGGTCGCCGGCGTCTCCGGGAACCTCAATTCGGTGGGTTCGGACACCCTCAACAACCTCCTGACACTGTGGGCGGAGGCGTTTCAGGAGATCTACCCCAACGTCAATATCCAGATCGAGGGCAAAGGCTCTTCGACCGCACCTCCGGCCCTGATTGAAGGGACGGCCCAACTGGGTCCAATGAGCCGCGAGATGAAGGCGAGCGAAGTCGATGAATTCGAGCGCAAGTTCGGCTACAAGCCCACCGTGGTTCGGGTGGCGATCGATGCGTTGGCGGTCTTCGTTCACAAAGACAATCCGATCGAGAGTCTCTCGTTGGTCGATCTGGACGGCATCTTCTCGAGCACGCACCGGCTGGGCTCGCCGGACATTGTGACCTGGGGCCAGCTCAAGCTCGATGGCGGCTGGACCAACCGCCCGATATCGGTTTACGGCCGCAACAGCGCCTCGGGTACTTACGGATTCTTCAAGGAAGTGGCCCTCGGAAAAGGGGATTATCGGCCGACCGTCAAGGAGCAGCCGGGTTCCTCCGCGGTTGTCCAGGGAATAGCGAGTGACCTCTACGGGATCGGTTACTCTGGCATCGGCTACCGGACCTCCGGCGTGAAGACAGTCAAGGTCGGGGCGGACGGAGGCAAACCGGTCGAGCCGGACATGGAACACTGCCTGAGTGGTGATTATCCGTTGGCCCGTTTTCTGTTGATCTATGTGAACAAGGCCCCGAACGAGGCACTCGACAAGCTGACCTACGAGTTTGCGCGTTTCATCAATTCACGCCAGGGACAGGAAATCGTCTCCAAGATCGGCTACTTCCCCTTGCCGGCCGAAGTGGCGGAGGCCAGCATGGACGGTTTGAAATAG
- a CDS encoding amidohydrolase family protein yields MGLIVDCHVHLYPVEIAGDPAGWSSAHAESHWSRLVLPSDGKQTLQGWADVDGLLREMDRSGIDRGILQGWYWQNQETCEILNRFYADCLRRYPDRLSAFATVQPASGKRALDAIRRSRDQGFLGLGELCPPVQGGFLRDADWRAAMELAASEGLVVLFHVDEQVGRPHPGRVSTPLSDFQWVLEELPDLRVILAHLGGGMVFHRMNRAMRPVMDRLWFDTAAAPLIYDPSVYAAAVACGVGDRLLFGSDYPLITFPRRSREPDLVLALEEIRGTRLTEEEKRRILGGNAAALFGFPG; encoded by the coding sequence GTGGGTCTCATCGTCGACTGCCATGTTCATCTTTATCCGGTTGAGATCGCCGGCGATCCGGCCGGATGGTCCTCGGCCCACGCCGAGAGTCATTGGTCGCGACTGGTTCTTCCGAGTGATGGCAAGCAAACGCTCCAGGGGTGGGCGGACGTGGATGGGTTGCTTCGGGAGATGGATCGATCCGGTATCGATCGGGGGATTCTTCAGGGATGGTATTGGCAGAACCAGGAAACCTGTGAGATCCTGAACAGGTTCTATGCGGACTGTCTGCGAAGGTATCCCGACCGACTCTCGGCCTTTGCCACTGTCCAGCCTGCTTCCGGGAAGCGCGCACTGGACGCCATCCGGAGGAGTCGGGATCAGGGCTTTCTGGGATTGGGGGAACTCTGTCCTCCGGTCCAGGGCGGATTCTTGCGCGATGCCGACTGGAGGGCGGCCATGGAACTGGCCGCCTCCGAAGGGCTCGTCGTGCTTTTCCACGTCGATGAGCAGGTCGGTCGACCCCATCCGGGGAGAGTATCGACCCCGCTGAGTGATTTCCAGTGGGTGCTCGAGGAGCTGCCGGATCTCCGGGTCATTCTGGCCCATCTTGGAGGCGGCATGGTCTTTCATCGGATGAATCGGGCGATGCGACCGGTGATGGATCGCCTCTGGTTTGACACGGCGGCTGCTCCTCTGATCTATGACCCGTCGGTCTACGCTGCAGCGGTGGCCTGCGGGGTGGGAGACCGGCTGCTCTTCGGCAGTGATTATCCCCTGATCACATTTCCCCGCCGGAGCCGCGAGCCAGACCTTGTGCTTGCGCTGGAGGAGATCCGGGGAACCCGACTCACGGAGGAGGAGAAACGGCGTATCCTGGGCGGCAACGCGGCGGCTCTCTTCGGGTTCCCAGGCTGA
- a CDS encoding ABC transporter permease subunit, whose translation MNPDTVDPGRRQGEIPARFRVSRGTLRLDRFMTLFIRLGGIAVVMGVFGIFVFILVQIIPLFDGAKVTEVGRVDVPEMDVVAIGLDEWSELPLLVGRDGRLLFLDLVGNRGIFPPADPIPDLAGGFTAVRYDQRSQTFLFGLSDGRILLVGLNYRPVFSAEGIRTIEPDLTVIYRGLPGREGYPIADLAFGQAEGARLMAVLQEVDGRTELHAVALKQKRSLMGVGKLVVDARFDLTEKLTGLPVGFEVPVQSDAILVATRDGTVDYFFREADTFELRQVFRPFDDLEDPSIVEMHFLLGDVSLVLTNGLGFNRVFSLFQPEGSTVRQFGLTKDFVPLTGKPDVFAASLRNKAFLIGSGNRVSLRYTTTNSVRWEGEMPFSIRKVILGGKYDRILMLGDDRQLHVYELIDHHPEAGWRAFFGKIWYEGSPAPAYVWQSTGGSDEFEPKLSLIPLIVGSLKGTLYALLFAVPISILAAIYTSQFLKPGLKNVVKPTMEIMASLPSVVLGFLAALWLAPLIEKQVPALILMGVAVPGVAAGFGWLWSRLPYRVRNLIVPGWEFLVFAPILLLVLVACWHLGPMLERVAFVFTDPVTGERVADFRLWWPQVTGAPYEQRNSLVVGFMMGFAVIPIIFTISEDALSNVPKSIISGSLALGASRWQTARNVVLPTAAAGIFSALMIGLGRAVGETMIVVMATGNTPIMEMGIFSGMRTLSANIAVELPEAPQAGTLYRTLFLGALVLFLMTFVLNTFAEVLRQRLRDRYKVV comes from the coding sequence ATGAATCCGGATACGGTCGATCCAGGTCGTCGGCAGGGTGAAATCCCGGCGCGTTTCCGCGTCTCCCGGGGTACTTTGCGACTGGATCGATTCATGACCCTCTTCATCCGTCTTGGAGGCATCGCGGTGGTGATGGGCGTTTTCGGGATCTTCGTCTTCATCCTCGTTCAGATCATCCCGCTCTTCGACGGGGCCAAGGTGACCGAAGTGGGGCGGGTGGACGTACCGGAGATGGACGTGGTGGCCATTGGCCTGGACGAGTGGTCGGAGCTTCCGCTTCTGGTGGGGAGGGACGGCCGGCTGCTTTTTCTCGATCTGGTGGGAAACCGGGGGATTTTCCCCCCGGCAGATCCCATCCCCGATCTGGCGGGGGGGTTCACGGCGGTTCGTTATGATCAGCGGTCGCAGACCTTCCTTTTCGGGCTCTCCGACGGGAGGATTCTGCTGGTCGGGCTGAATTACCGCCCGGTTTTCTCAGCTGAGGGGATACGGACCATTGAACCGGATCTGACGGTGATTTACCGGGGATTGCCGGGTCGGGAAGGCTATCCGATCGCCGATCTGGCCTTTGGGCAGGCGGAGGGGGCTCGTCTCATGGCGGTGTTGCAGGAGGTGGATGGACGGACGGAACTCCACGCAGTGGCACTGAAGCAGAAGCGATCGTTGATGGGGGTGGGCAAGCTGGTCGTCGACGCCCGTTTCGATCTGACCGAGAAATTGACGGGTTTGCCGGTTGGCTTTGAAGTGCCCGTTCAGTCGGATGCCATTCTGGTGGCCACCCGTGATGGGACGGTGGACTATTTTTTCCGCGAGGCAGACACCTTTGAGCTTCGCCAGGTTTTCCGCCCGTTTGACGACCTGGAGGATCCGTCGATTGTGGAGATGCACTTTCTTCTCGGCGACGTTTCCCTCGTTCTCACCAATGGGCTCGGTTTCAACCGGGTCTTCAGCCTGTTCCAGCCGGAGGGATCGACGGTCCGGCAATTCGGTCTGACCAAGGACTTCGTGCCCCTGACTGGAAAGCCGGACGTATTTGCAGCCAGCCTTCGCAACAAGGCGTTTTTGATCGGATCGGGGAATCGGGTTTCCTTGCGCTACACGACGACCAATTCGGTCAGGTGGGAAGGCGAGATGCCCTTTTCAATCAGGAAGGTCATCCTCGGTGGGAAGTACGACCGGATCCTGATGCTCGGAGACGACCGGCAACTGCACGTTTACGAACTGATCGATCATCATCCGGAGGCCGGCTGGCGTGCGTTTTTCGGCAAGATCTGGTACGAAGGATCGCCTGCGCCGGCCTATGTCTGGCAGTCGACCGGGGGATCGGATGAGTTCGAACCCAAGCTCTCGTTGATTCCCCTGATCGTCGGATCGCTGAAGGGAACGCTCTACGCTCTTCTCTTCGCCGTTCCGATCTCCATCCTGGCTGCGATCTATACCTCCCAGTTTCTCAAGCCGGGACTGAAGAACGTGGTCAAGCCGACCATGGAGATCATGGCGTCGCTGCCATCGGTTGTGCTGGGGTTTCTGGCCGCTCTCTGGCTCGCTCCTCTTATCGAGAAACAGGTTCCGGCCCTGATATTGATGGGCGTGGCCGTACCCGGCGTTGCTGCAGGATTCGGTTGGCTCTGGTCCCGGCTCCCTTACCGGGTACGCAACCTGATCGTGCCCGGTTGGGAGTTTCTCGTTTTCGCCCCAATCCTCCTGCTTGTCCTGGTGGCCTGTTGGCATCTCGGCCCGATGCTGGAAAGAGTGGCTTTCGTTTTCACCGATCCGGTCACGGGAGAACGAGTCGCGGATTTTCGATTGTGGTGGCCCCAGGTTACCGGCGCCCCTTATGAGCAGCGCAATTCCCTGGTGGTGGGCTTCATGATGGGCTTTGCCGTCATCCCGATCATTTTCACCATTTCCGAGGATGCCTTGTCCAATGTCCCCAAGTCGATCATCTCGGGTTCGCTTGCCCTCGGCGCCAGTCGCTGGCAGACAGCCCGCAATGTCGTCCTGCCGACCGCGGCGGCCGGCATTTTCTCAGCCCTGATGATCGGATTGGGGCGGGCGGTCGGAGAAACCATGATTGTCGTCATGGCGACCGGCAATACACCGATCATGGAAATGGGAATCTTCAGCGGCATGCGAACCCTCTCGGCCAATATCGCGGTCGAATTGCCGGAGGCGCCACAGGCGGGAACCCTTTACCGGACTCTGTTTCTCGGCGCGTTGGTCCTTTTTCTGATGACTTTTGTCCTCAACACCTTTGCGGAAGTGCTTCGACAGCGCCTTCGGGATCGTTACAAGGTCGTCTGA